The genomic window GTTCAGTACCAAGTACATTAAGAGTCTAACTCACTGTCCTTGTTAACAGTCCTGTGAGATAaatgcttgttttaaaataatttgtataggggtgcctgggtggctcagtcagttacgcgtcaggcttcagctcatgatctcatggttcgtaggttcgagccccatgtcgggctctgtgctgacagctagctcagagcctggagcttgcttcagattctgtatctccctttcactctgatcctcccctgctcacgctatctctctctgtctctcaaaaataaataaaaacattaaaataaataaataaaataacttgtatatttatttattgggggggcgaaaagagagagagagagagagagagagagagaatcccaagcaggcccccagTTGTCATCACAGGGCctaacacggggttcaaactcagaccttgagatcatgatttgagccagaACTGAGACATGCTTacttgacagagccacccaggtgccccaaatgtttttCTAATCATATGTTTTCTAGACAAGTTAATGGGATTTAAAGAGGCTAAGTAATGTACCTAGAATCATGAAACTGGCAAATGGTGGAGCTGGGGTTTGAATGCTCTTCTGTCTGACACTGATGCATTTCTTATCACTGTATGGGGCCTGAACTTTATGAGTTTAGGCTTTATGCtgactttctccttctttcctcctatGTAGCTGGAGAAGGAGTATGTGTGCCGGGTTGAGGGGGAATTCCCCACTGAAGAAGTGACCTGCAAGGAGCCCATCTTGGTGGTGTCTTACAAGGTAGGGGTGTGCCGTGTAGATACTCGGGGCAAGCCCTGTGAGACAGTGTTCCAGAGACTGAGCTACAACGGCCGCTCCAGTGTGGTGCGGTGCCGTCCACTCACAGGCCGCACTCACCAGATCCGAGTCCACCTCCAGTTCTTGGGCCACCCCATTCTCAATGACCCCATCTATAACTCAGTTGCCTGGGGTCCATCCCGGGGCCGGGGCGGCCACATTCCCAAAACAGATGAGGAACTGCTTCAGGACCTTGTAGCAGAGCACCAGGCCAAACAGAGCCTGGATGTGCTAGATCTCTGTGAGGGTGATCTGTCCCCAGGACTCATGGACTCTACAGCTCCCTCCTCAGAGTTAGCTAAGGACCACCTAGAAGAGTTGGCTGCATCTGCCCAGAAGATGGATGGAGCAGTTGAGGCAGCCCCTCAGGATCTGAACACAATGGCCTTGGCACCAAAGAAGGCAGTCGAAACAGATGCTGTGAATCAAGAGATAGACCCTCTCTGTGCAGAGTGCCAGCTGGTGCGACAGGACCCCTTACCCCAGGACCTTGTAATGTTCCTGCATGCTCTGCGTTATAAAGGGCCTGGGTTTGAGTACTTTTCACCCATGCCTACCTGGGCACAGGATGACTGGCAAGAAGACTGAAGGCTGTGGCCGAGGGACTGCTTCTTGGACTAGAAGAAGAATGGGCTTGGAGTAGGAGCTGCTCTCATGGGCTGGTACTCAGGGTTTCTACAGGAGAGAGGTTGGGCTCTTACAGGATCTGCTTATACTTGCTACCTCCTTCTGTACTCCTCTAGCTAGGGTTAGGGAGCTTGTTGGTTTGTAAATACATCCCTTTTTCTAACGGcttgtgtgttttggttttcttacttttttattttaaggtaaaaatcaCATATTGTACAATTGATTATCTTAAGATAGGCAGTTTGGTACATTAAGATAGACATGTGGTACATTCACAacgttgtgcaaccatcactgctTACCTAGTTTCAGAACATCTCCCCTACCCAAAAGGAAACTCATATGTATTAAagagtcactccccatttccccttcctcaCAGCTCTGGTCACCATTAATCTGATTTCTGTCTATCTGGGTTTGCCTGTTCTGGACTTCTCATAGAAAttgaatcatacagtatctgACCTTTTATGTCTGtattcttttgcttagcatactgtttttaaggtttatccaatttatagcatttatcagtacctcattccttttttatggctgaataatattctcttgtatggatataccacacttgtgtatccattcatcagttaatcaacatttgggttgtttccaccttcttgctattgtgaatagtggtgttatgaacattcatatttatttatttaatcactacacccaaggtggggcttgaactcagaaccctgagatctagccaggtgcccctctgtgtttAACTTATCAACGAAACTTTTTTTCCATAGCAACTGACCATTTTAAATTCCCACTGGCAGTGTGCAAGGGTTTCAATTTCTCCCCATCTTCACCAATATTTGTTACTTTCTATTGTTTTGATTGTGGTGTGATAGTGGGAGTGAAGTGTTCTtgcattgtgggtttgatttgcattttccttttgagCATCTCTGaccatctttccatgtgcttcctggccatttatatatctttggagaaaaagTCTAtttaagtcttctgcccatttttaaattggttgtCTTTCGTAGTTGAGTTCtgagagttcttcatatattctggatacaagacccttatcagataaatgatttctaaatattttctcccattctgtaggttgtctttgcATTTTATTCATAGTGTCCTTTGATtcataagttttaatttttttattccagtAAGACAGTAAGAGCACTTAATAGGAGATCGACCCCTTAACAAATTTTTatgtgtacaatacagtattattaactataggcataatgttgtacagcagatctctagaacttaatCATCTCACATAAcaaactttttttcaaatttttgtttaaattctagtttgctagagcacctgcatggctccgtgtccaactttagctcaggtcatgatctcatgattggtgggtttgagccccatgtcaggctctgtgctgacagcttggagcctggagcctgtcttcggattctgtgtctcctctctctgcctctcccctgtttgcactctgtcttaactctgtctcacaaaaataaataaatattaaaaacaaatttttaaagaacagtttacttactagattattggtttattacaaaggatattaaaagatatgaatgaacagccagatgaagagtcACATAGGACAAAGTCTTGAAGGGTGCTGAGCATTGGAGCTTCTGACTCTGTAGAGTTCACAGTCTGCCATCCCCTGGCATGTGAATGTCTTCTTGTTTACCAACCCAGGAGCTCTCCAAAACTagtcatttagaatttttatggaTGGTTCTTAACTTAGGCCCAGTTGATGAAGTCATTGGCcattggtttgattttttttttaatgttaatttatttagagagagtgtgcaggcaCATGAacaagggcagggcagagagagagagacagaatccctgcactgccagtgtgagcccaactcagggcttgatctcacgagaTCAAAACCacaacctgagtggaagttggaatctcaaccaactgagccactcagatgcccttggtagtaagttttgaaatcaggaccagtgagtcttccaactttttcatgactgttttggctattcaagTCTCTAGTGGTTTCTTATGAATTTTAAGAGAAACCTTTCCATTCCTGCAAAAAGACTAATGAGATTTTACAAATTAGATTTTggggagcaactgggtggctcagtcagttaagcatccaactttggctcaggtcatgatctcatggatcatgagttcaagtctcacatccagctctgtgctgtcagcacggagcctggttgGGGTCCTTtgtccccactctctttctgcccctccctgactcatttctctctctcgctctctctcactctctctctctctccctctccctccctctctctctcaaaaatatttttaaaagttgtatttcttttttaaatgtttttatttatttttgatacagagagagacagagcatgaggggggaggggcagagagagaaggagacacagaaccggaaccaggctccaggctccgagctagctggcagcacagagcctgacgcggggcttgaacccacgaacgtgagatctgacctgagccgaagccggacgcttaaccaactgagccacccaggcgccccaaaagttgtatttttttattttggtaaaaaacacctgacataaaatttaccatcctagccattttttaagtatacaattcaatagtattaattatatttacattgttttgagACAGATCTCCAGGattttttcatcttgcatgactgaaactccatacccatgAAACTACTAccccccctctcttcccttccttccaggcTCTGGcgaccaccattctactttctgtttctatgaacttgactactttagatatctcatataattgaaatcacaCGTATTTGTCTTGTTGTGATGGGCTCATTTCATTAGtttaatgttctcaaggttcatccatgttgtagcttaTGACAGGacctcttcctttttaagactggataacagggtgcctgggtggctcagtcggttaagcctcagacttgggctcaggtcagatctcacgttcgtgggttcgagccccgcatcaggctctgtgctgacagctagctcagagcctggagcctgcttccagttctgtgtctccttctctctctgtatcaaaaataaataaaacattttaaaaaaataaaaaaaatatagcactcagaaaaaaaaaagactggataACATTCCATTGAATGTCTGTACCACATTTcaattatccattcatctgctaatggacacttgggctgcttccacctcttggctcTCATGAGtactgctgctgtgaacatgggtgtacaaatatctctttagGACCCTGTAtctgggtgcctaggtggttcagtcacttaaatatctgactgttgattttggctcaggtcatgatttcatgggtttgtgggatcaagccctgcgtcaggttctgggctgatatcatggagcctgcttgtgattatctttctccctctctctctctgccctcccctgcccaaaaataaataaatacgtttttaagaaagaagaccCTGCATTCAATTCTTTTTGGTATATATCCAGAAATAGGATTGttagatcatatgatatttctatttttaattttttgaggaaccaccgtactgttttccataccAGTTGCATCATTTTTACAATCCTATTAACAATACACaagtgttctaatttttttttaacatttatttatttttgagagacagagagagacagatcatgagcaggggaggagcagagagagagggacacacagaattggaagcaggctccaggctctgagctgccagcacagagcctgacacggggctcaaacccacgaactgtgagatcatgacctgagccaaaattgcaCGCTcacccgactaagccacccaggcaccgcataagtgttctaatttcttcacatccttgccaacacttgttattttctgtttggtttctttttatgtgggtgtgaggtgttatttcattgtagttttgatttgcatttccctaatgattagtgactTTGAACGTcctttcatttgcttattggtCTTTTGTACatcatttagaaaaatgtctattcaagtcctttgtgcATGTTTCAATCAGGTTGTTTGATTTTTTCTTACTGgattgtaggagttctttacatattgtggatgttaaccccttatcagatatatgacttgtgaatattttctcccattctgtagactgACTTTTGTTCTATTGATTATGTCCTTTGATCCACAAAAGTTTCTAACTTTGATGTAGTCCCTTGTGTCTATTTTGCCTTTTGTTGACTGTGAGGCTGATAggaatttgatagggattgaagtGAATCTATAAATTTTAGGTAGTATTACCATCTTAATATTATTAAGTCttctaattcataaaaataaaatgtctttccagttttttagatctttaatttcttctggCAATGTTTTGTACAAGTCAtatacctccttggttaaatttattctcaagcatcttattcttttcttttttttaagttgtatttatttaagtaatctctacactccatttggggctcgaactcatgaccccaagatcaagatcatatgctcctctgactgagccaaccaggctccccattctttttgatactatttaaaatgaactaaaaataataaaatgaattattttcttaattttatgtttGGATAgctcattgttagtgtatagaattacaactgatttttgtgttgcTATTTATCCTGCAACTTGGTTGAATTTATTAGCTTAATAGTTTTGCATgtgtggattcttttttttttttttaacatttatttacttttgagagagagggaaagtatgagcagagaaggggcagagagagaaggagacagaatttgaagcagggcccaggctctgagctatcagtaagagcctgttgcagggcttgaattcacagaccgcaagatcatgatctgagccaaagtcagacactttagaccactgagccacccagtgcccctgtgcATAGATTCTTAAATTGTGTGTGaggtatatttttttcatgtcacCTGAGactagagataattttacttcttccttttccaattggatgccttttatttctttgtctgtctAATTGCTctggatatctcattgtgattccAGTACAAGGTTGAATAGAAGTAGCACAGTGAAAGTGGGCATTTTTGTCTCCTTCATGGCTCAGGGGatgcttttcattctttccctaTTGTATGATGTAAgctctgggcttttcataaattctcTTTACCATATTCAGGATGCTCTTATTGCTTGTTTCTTGCCCTGCAGTTCTACCTGTCAGCCTTTTGACTTCTCTTCTGTTCAGGTGGAAGTtgtctcctttctgttccttttattacttctttgtcatttatttcctaTCTCTTTGGCGTACCCCTGAATTTTAGTTTTCAGGCTTCTTCAATGTGAATGAGACAGTCTAATCTATAGACTTTGATCAGCACACACGAAGCAGCAGTGGTGTgggtggggaaaaaacaaatgagtttaTATTCCTTTAGTGCTCCATACTGGTTGGCCCTGTTATATGCCAAACATTATTTAATGTTGGGATACAAAGTGAATGAATAGTCCTGCCCTGGCAGAGCACACATATGAGATGTGTAAAATACAAAGGGAACCTTGGAGATGTGGTATAATTCTGTCTGGAGGTGGTGCCAGCACAGGTTTCCCAGAGGGAGAAAGCATTGAACAGTGAGTCAGAATTTGCCCAGTAGAGACGTAAGAGAAGGATTGCAGGTCGAGGGGCAATGTGAGAGAAGGTGGGCAAATTCCAGAGGTAGAGAAATAGAGGAGACATTCAAGGAGAAAGACTTTGAGGACATTTGGCCCTCTGGCCCCAGTGTATGTGTGGCTTACTGTCACCGACTACGGAAGTCTTGGCGTGGCTTGTATATTAACAAGGGACTTTGAACTATAAAGCATAGAAACAGCCTGGGTGAGACAAGATTTTTATGGATCTGAGTATCTGCTCAACTTTGTGAAAACCCTGTATCTCTCATGAGTCAGCCAATTCCTTTTATCACTGAGACCCTCCATAACTCAGGAGTTCTGGTTTCCCAAGACTGGCAAGAATCACGTGCCTGGGaaaactcattcattcagcagatatttgAGTGCCAACTGTGTGCTAGGTTTCTACTGGGCTCTTTGTATATAATGGTGAATAAGATAGATGTGGTCCCTGCTCTTAGGGAGTATATAGTGTGCAGTGTACAGCCCACTGTGGGGACAGCAAGTaaacagttaacatacagtgaggAAAATGTGCTctgtggtgggaggagggggggagacagAAGCTATCTTCATACCTTGTCTGTTGCCTTCTGGGGTACTGAATGGTAGCATTTTCCATCTTGGTTCTTTGGTTCTGTAGTCTTTCCCTCTCTAGTCCTGTTTATCTTATTGTTTTAGTCAGCCtgaatggttttcattttttttt from Suricata suricatta isolate VVHF042 chromosome 9, meerkat_22Aug2017_6uvM2_HiC, whole genome shotgun sequence includes these protein-coding regions:
- the RPUSD2 gene encoding RNA pseudouridylate synthase domain-containing protein 2 isoform X2; this translates as MRLRGRPWLPVLVQVCFNLRRLRVASSWGWLPMAEAFSTGAEAAAGLKAPSQQNGDVSGDASGERLSGSPEPVGLGVEPAREDGKQTQASEEQVPVAASGPGKRKKRRDATRERVVPPPKKRRAGDNDFLRNRVHRHEPPVTAEPIRLLAENEDVVVVDKPSSIPVHPCGRFRHNTVIFILGKEHQLKELHPLHRLDRLTSGVLMFAKTAAVSERIHEQVRDRQLEKEYVCRVEGEFPTEEVTCKEPILVVSYKVGVCRVDTRGKPCETVFQRLSYNGRSSVVRCRPLTGRTHQIRVHLQFLGHPILNDPIYNSVAWGPSRGRGGHIPKTDEELLQDLVAEHQAKQSLDVLDLCEGDLSPGLMDSTAPSSELAKDHLEELAASAQKMDGAVEAAPQDLNTMALAPKKAVETDAVNQEIDPLCAECQLVRQDPLPQDLVMFLHALRYKGPGFEYFSPMPTWAQDDWQED